A region of the Calditrichota bacterium genome:
CTTGCTCTTTTTTCCAAACAGATTTCTGTGTTTTTCAGAACCCCTGTTTTGTCTCCGATTTTAAAAATTCTTTCGCTAACATTTCTGATTGGGGCCGTGGGAATCGTCCAAAAGGCCTTGTTAAATAGACATTTAAATTTTAGAAAGATTGCCATGGGGGAAATTGCAGGCATTCTGGCTTACGGATTGGTTTCAATCAGCCTGGCCATGAGCGGCTATGGGGTGTGGAGCATTGTTTGGGGAACGATGACTAATTCAGTGGTGGCCACTCTTTTTTTTGTGATTATGAGTCATTGGCGGCCCGTGTTGATTTTTGATTATCAGCGCTTCAAGAAAATGTTCCATTTTGGGGCCAATGTGGTGGGCACCAACATTGTCAACTATATTCGCATGAATCTGGCCACGTTTATTACAGGCCGCTACCTGGGAAATACCGATTTGGGATATTATTCTCTGGCAAATACCCTTTCTTCGATGACTGTAGGACGAATTAGTTTTATCATCGGACGCGTGATGTTTCCGGCACTGTCTAAAATACAGGACGATAATGAACGGTTCAAGAATTATTATTTGAAAACAATTCGCTCCATTTCCATTATATCCTTTCCCCTTTTAGTGGGACTGTTTGTGCTTGCAAAGCCGCTGGTTTTAACGGTTTACGGAGAAAAATGGGCGCAAGCAATTATTCCTCTCCAAATTTTGGCGGTTGTGGGGCTGTTTCGTTCAATTGGGACGACGGTAGGGTTTGTGCTTCTGGCAAAAGGGCGGTCCGATATTGATTTCCGATGGAATATATTTTACGTCATGGCATTTTTGCTGGTATTGGTGGTTTCCGTAAAACACGGCTTAATTGCAATGGTTAGCGGATTAGCCTTTGTTACGATTGCCGGTATGCCGATTATTCAAAAAATAACCAATTCGCTAATCGATTTGACCTTTAAAGAAATGATCCGGGTTTTATACCCTGTGTTTTTAATGGCACTGGCCATGGGCGGAATTGTCTATCTGGCTTTTATTATTTTAACACCATTTTTGCCGCAACTTATTCTTTTAATTTTGTGCACGTTTCTTGGCGTATTAAGCTATTTCATGTTCATGATGACATGGAATCGTGAGGAAATGAAAGACCTGTGGAAATCTTTGGTGAAAACCAATTCTTAATA
Encoded here:
- a CDS encoding MOP flippase family protein — protein: MNLKEKTIQGIIWNGAGKFIIQGLQLVISVVLARLLTPADFGIIGIAMIFIGLIALVNEMGIAASIVQKLEVDARDLGTMFVTSLLVGMGLMVLLALFSKQISVFFRTPVLSPILKILSLTFLIGAVGIVQKALLNRHLNFRKIAMGEIAGILAYGLVSISLAMSGYGVWSIVWGTMTNSVVATLFFVIMSHWRPVLIFDYQRFKKMFHFGANVVGTNIVNYIRMNLATFITGRYLGNTDLGYYSLANTLSSMTVGRISFIIGRVMFPALSKIQDDNERFKNYYLKTIRSISIISFPLLVGLFVLAKPLVLTVYGEKWAQAIIPLQILAVVGLFRSIGTTVGFVLLAKGRSDIDFRWNIFYVMAFLLVLVVSVKHGLIAMVSGLAFVTIAGMPIIQKITNSLIDLTFKEMIRVLYPVFLMALAMGGIVYLAFIILTPFLPQLILLILCTFLGVLSYFMFMMTWNREEMKDLWKSLVKTNS